From one Calditrichota bacterium genomic stretch:
- a CDS encoding 4Fe-4S binding protein yields MARPVWFVELLKRGFPQRFRLARLSRLPGIGGLFDRLLFAGDDIIFLPRQRVIQVHQSVPVPEQTVLPAQVVHHFVDVAQHHWIMNFCICRAAAHCKDYPIELGCLFMGKPVLQINPRLGRLVTAAEAHDHVERCHRAGLVHLIGRNRLDALWLGVHPGEELLTVCNCCPCCCLYRMLPMLAPHISARFARMPGVAVKVTDACDGCGACTKGVCFVSAIGLRNGKAVISEACRGCGRCVELCPKKAIRLTVEGDAVERSVAKVQGAVRLRSENS; encoded by the coding sequence ATGGCGCGACCCGTCTGGTTTGTGGAGCTCCTCAAGCGCGGCTTTCCGCAACGCTTCCGGCTGGCGAGGCTCTCACGCCTGCCGGGGATTGGCGGTCTGTTCGACCGCCTCCTTTTTGCCGGTGACGACATCATCTTCCTCCCCCGACAGCGGGTGATACAGGTGCACCAAAGCGTGCCGGTGCCAGAGCAAACGGTGCTACCGGCGCAAGTGGTGCACCACTTCGTCGATGTGGCGCAGCACCACTGGATCATGAACTTTTGCATTTGTCGCGCGGCCGCACACTGCAAGGACTACCCCATCGAATTGGGCTGCCTGTTCATGGGCAAGCCAGTGCTGCAAATTAATCCTCGCCTGGGCCGGTTGGTGACTGCCGCAGAGGCGCATGACCATGTGGAGCGCTGTCATCGAGCAGGCCTGGTGCACCTCATCGGCCGCAACCGACTGGATGCCCTCTGGCTTGGCGTACATCCTGGGGAGGAGTTGCTGACCGTGTGCAACTGCTGCCCCTGTTGTTGCCTCTACCGCATGCTGCCGATGCTCGCGCCGCACATTTCCGCCCGCTTTGCCCGCATGCCAGGCGTGGCGGTCAAAGTCACCGATGCGTGCGATGGTTGTGGGGCATGCACCAAGGGGGTCTGCTTCGTGAGCGCCATCGGCCTCAGGAACGGCAAGGCGGTCATCAGCGAGGCGTGTCGTGGCTGTGGCCGGTGCGTGGAGCTTTGCCCCAAGAAGGCCATTCGCCTCACCGTCGAGGGCGATGCAGTGGAACGCTCTGTAGCAAAGGTGCAAGGTGCCGTGCGGCTGCGGTCGGAAAACAGCTGA
- a CDS encoding aldehyde dehydrogenase family protein, which produces MLTSINPTTGEVLAQVPPLPRNELCRTIEQVARGFPAWRDVPLRERLAACRRLIRLITEQRESIARIIAIEQGKPICEALIAEVLPVLAALRYLMRQAPRLLRERRVPHELILLAHKRSSYRFEPYGVVAVIAPWNYPFSVPVPEIVAALVAGNAVVFKPAPNSLLMAQKIDELLNQAGFPGTVCATVFVTDQIAPTLTSHPAIRKIIFTGSTRVGAKVMKSAADQITPVVLELGGKDPAVVAADAHLERAANGIVWGAMFNTGQVCASIERVYVERPIAEQFIAACVERVRRLRVGDPLQPETDIGPLTTAHQLATVTAHVEDAMRKGAKVLVGGTRLGSTGFFYAPTVLTNVDHSMAVMTEETFGPVLPIMVVDSIDEAIRLANDSPYGLSAYGWTRNKKTAQRLMRELQAGTVMINESTVTWGEASAPWGGFKKSGIGRTRAALGLLEMVQVKYTSFDAGKKPNAPWWFPYDAEVHSLAKEAVPLLFAARPWQKAAPLLRLLGNRRFVGSAHWTAVLRNIHKLF; this is translated from the coding sequence ATGTTGACCTCCATCAACCCGACAACCGGCGAAGTACTGGCACAGGTCCCTCCTCTGCCCCGAAATGAGCTGTGCCGCACCATCGAGCAAGTGGCGCGGGGCTTCCCTGCATGGCGCGACGTCCCTCTCCGCGAGCGGCTGGCAGCTTGCCGCAGGCTTATTCGCCTCATCACCGAGCAGCGCGAAAGCATCGCGCGCATCATCGCCATAGAGCAGGGCAAACCGATATGCGAGGCGCTCATTGCTGAGGTGCTCCCAGTGCTGGCCGCGCTGCGCTACCTCATGCGCCAGGCGCCACGGCTATTGCGCGAGCGGCGTGTCCCCCACGAGCTCATTCTACTCGCCCACAAGCGCAGCAGCTACCGCTTTGAGCCATACGGTGTAGTCGCGGTCATTGCCCCCTGGAACTATCCCTTCTCTGTGCCGGTCCCGGAGATCGTCGCAGCGCTGGTGGCCGGCAACGCAGTGGTTTTCAAGCCGGCGCCGAATAGCCTCCTCATGGCGCAAAAGATCGACGAGTTGCTGAACCAGGCAGGCTTCCCGGGCACGGTGTGCGCCACGGTGTTCGTCACGGACCAAATAGCGCCGACACTCACCTCACACCCGGCAATACGGAAAATCATCTTCACCGGAAGCACGCGCGTGGGGGCAAAGGTCATGAAGAGCGCCGCCGATCAAATCACTCCGGTTGTGCTGGAACTCGGCGGCAAGGACCCCGCGGTAGTTGCGGCCGATGCGCACCTCGAGCGCGCCGCCAACGGCATCGTCTGGGGCGCAATGTTCAACACTGGCCAGGTGTGTGCCTCCATCGAGCGGGTGTATGTGGAGAGGCCCATAGCCGAGCAATTCATCGCAGCCTGCGTGGAGAGGGTGCGCAGGCTGCGCGTCGGGGATCCGTTGCAACCAGAGACCGACATCGGTCCCTTGACCACCGCCCACCAGTTGGCCACGGTGACGGCGCACGTGGAGGATGCGATGCGCAAAGGTGCCAAAGTGCTCGTGGGCGGCACGCGCCTGGGGAGTACTGGTTTCTTCTATGCACCAACGGTGCTGACCAATGTCGACCACTCCATGGCGGTGATGACCGAGGAGACGTTCGGGCCTGTGCTGCCCATCATGGTGGTCGACTCCATCGACGAGGCCATCCGTCTGGCGAACGACAGTCCTTACGGTCTCTCCGCCTATGGCTGGACGCGCAACAAGAAGACGGCGCAGCGACTGATGCGCGAACTGCAGGCCGGCACGGTGATGATCAACGAGAGCACGGTGACCTGGGGTGAGGCGAGCGCACCCTGGGGTGGCTTCAAGAAGAGCGGCATCGGGAGAACCCGGGCGGCTTTGGGCCTTCTGGAGATGGTACAGGTCAAATACACCAGTTTTGACGCGGGCAAGAAGCCGAACGCCCCCTGGTGGTTCCCGTATGACGCAGAGGTGCACTCCTTAGCCAAGGAGGCCGTACCGCTGCTGTTTGCTGCCCGCCCCTGGCAAAAGGCAGCCCCGCTCCTCCGGCTTCTGGGCAACCGGCGCTTTGTGGGCAGCGCGCACTGGACGGCCGTCCTGCGCAACATCCACAAGCTGTTCTGA